In the Flavobacterium pallidum genome, one interval contains:
- a CDS encoding DUF1569 domain-containing protein, producing the protein MANIFITEDYKKLLTRLHKISPESQPLWGKMNVSQMLLHCQKPLDVATGKLVLKHGLIGWLFGKMIKKSFLKKLGFGKNSPTAPEFKIVDTPDFEKEKATLIGLVTEFGEKGPAVIVNKKHPFFGLMTDEEWGMLQYIHLDHHLKQFGQ; encoded by the coding sequence ATGGCCAATATTTTTATCACAGAAGATTACAAAAAACTCCTGACACGTCTGCACAAAATTTCACCTGAATCCCAGCCTTTATGGGGTAAGATGAATGTATCGCAAATGCTGCTGCATTGCCAGAAACCACTTGATGTGGCTACCGGAAAACTTGTGCTTAAGCATGGGCTGATTGGCTGGCTTTTCGGGAAAATGATTAAGAAAAGCTTCCTGAAAAAATTAGGCTTCGGTAAAAACTCCCCTACGGCACCCGAGTTTAAGATTGTCGACACACCTGATTTTGAAAAAGAAAAAGCAACCTTAATCGGTTTGGTAACGGAATTTGGAGAAAAAGGACCGGCCGTTATTGTCAATAAGAAGCACCCTTTCTTCGGATTAATGACCGACGAGGAATGGGGCATGCTGCAATACATTCATCTGGACCATCATTTGAAGCAGTTTGGGCAGTAA
- a CDS encoding 3-oxoacid CoA-transferase subunit B produces the protein MLGKEEIAKRIAKEVKDGYYVNLGIGIPTLVANYVRTDIAVEFQSENGVLGMGPFPFEGEEDADVINAGKQTITTLPGASFFDSAFSFGMIRSQHVDLTILGAMEVAENGDIANWKIPGKMVKGMGGAMDLVASAENIIVAMMHVNKAGESKILKRCTLPLTGVGCVKKVVTELAVLEITPNGFKLLERAPDVTVAHIIASTEAELIIEGDIPEMGDLK, from the coding sequence ATGTTAGGTAAAGAAGAAATAGCAAAGCGCATCGCAAAGGAAGTCAAAGACGGTTATTATGTGAACCTTGGCATCGGGATTCCAACCTTGGTTGCCAATTATGTCCGCACAGATATTGCAGTGGAATTCCAGAGTGAAAACGGCGTGTTGGGCATGGGCCCTTTCCCTTTTGAAGGCGAAGAAGACGCTGATGTCATCAACGCCGGAAAACAAACCATTACTACGTTGCCGGGAGCAAGTTTTTTCGATTCCGCGTTCAGTTTCGGGATGATACGCAGCCAGCATGTGGATCTGACAATCTTAGGTGCTATGGAAGTTGCTGAAAACGGCGATATCGCGAATTGGAAAATCCCTGGAAAAATGGTAAAAGGTATGGGCGGTGCGATGGATCTGGTCGCTTCCGCAGAAAATATCATCGTAGCGATGATGCACGTCAATAAGGCAGGTGAATCCAAAATACTGAAGCGTTGCACTTTGCCATTAACCGGTGTCGGCTGTGTGAAAAAAGTCGTTACAGAACTAGCCGTTTTGGAAATCACACCAAACGGATTTAAACTTTTGGAACGTGCGCCTGACGTAACTGTAGCACACATCATCGCTTCGACCGAAGCCGAATTGATCATTGAAGGGGATATTCCTGAAATGGGTGATTTAAAGTAA
- a CDS encoding CoA transferase subunit A encodes MINKKVNNVSEALAGIEDGQTIMLGGFGLCGIPENSIAELVRKDVKDLTCISNNAGVDDFGLGLLLQKRQIRKMISSYVGENAEFERQMLSGELEVELTPQGTLAEKCRAAQAGIPAFYTPAGYGTEVAEGKESREFNGKMHILEHAYKADFAIVKAWKGDEAGNLIFKGTARNFNAPMAGAGKITIAEVEELLPVGSLDPNEIHIPGILVQRIFKGEKFEKRIEQRTVRKK; translated from the coding sequence ATGATCAATAAGAAAGTAAATAACGTCAGCGAAGCGCTCGCAGGGATTGAAGATGGCCAAACCATCATGCTCGGCGGTTTTGGCCTTTGCGGCATCCCTGAAAACAGCATCGCCGAACTCGTGCGAAAAGATGTCAAAGACCTGACCTGCATTTCCAATAACGCAGGGGTAGACGATTTCGGGCTTGGGTTGCTTTTGCAGAAGCGCCAGATCAGAAAAATGATTTCTTCATACGTAGGCGAGAACGCCGAATTCGAGCGCCAGATGCTTTCCGGCGAACTCGAAGTCGAACTCACGCCACAAGGTACTTTGGCCGAAAAATGCCGTGCCGCACAAGCCGGAATCCCGGCATTTTATACACCGGCAGGCTACGGTACAGAAGTTGCAGAAGGAAAAGAATCCCGTGAGTTCAATGGGAAAATGCACATCCTGGAACATGCTTACAAAGCAGATTTTGCCATCGTAAAAGCATGGAAAGGCGACGAAGCCGGAAACCTGATATTCAAAGGAACCGCCCGCAATTTCAACGCTCCTATGGCTGGTGCCGGAAAAATTACGATTGCCGAAGTCGAGGAATTACTGCCCGTAGGCAGCCTTGACCCAAATGAAATCCATATCCCGGGCATTTTGGTGCAACGGATTTTCAAAGGGGAAAAGTTTGAGAAACGCATTGAGCAACGGACCGTGAGAAAAAAATAA
- a CDS encoding transglycosylase domain-containing protein, which translates to MAIKKNNNKPDVVKDIEYYRKKFWRVFLYTLGGIFLFFLLASWGLLGHMPSFDELENPNSNLATEIISADGVTIGKFYNENRTSVKYSDLPQDLVKALVATEDERFYEHSGIDGKRTVGAMMRLGTNGGASTLTQQLAKMLFHGEGSRFLPFRMIQKAKEWIIAVRLERQYTKNEIIAMYFNKADFVNTAVGIRSAAKVYFGKEPKDLNVEESAMLVGMLTNPSYFNPVRRAERVKTRRNIVLDQMVRNGVLDKEKAIVLKEKPITLHFHPESHTDGIATYFREYLRDFMKEWVKENKKPDGSDYDIYTDGLKIYTTIDSRMQTYAEEAVTDHMANLQEEFWSQQKTNKNAPFVNLNDEETERLMMRARKNSERWSLMKAEDKSEEDILKSFNVKTKMKVFSWKGEKDTVMSPNDSIRYYKHFLQTGMMAMEPKTGNVKVWVGGINYKHFQYDHVAQGARQVGSTFKPFVYATAIEQAGMSPCDSILDSPFTIPKGRHHVTENWTPNNSNGEYRGMVTLKKALALSINTVSAKLIDKVGPEAVIDLTHKLGVKSDIPAQPSIALGAVEITVEDMVAAYSTFANEGIYVKPQVIIKIEDKNGVELYKPVTESHDVLNKDIAYAVLKLLEGVTESGSGARLRTQGGGNGYNRVTGYPYVFKNPIAGKTGTTQNQSDGWFVGMVPDLAAGVWVGNEDRSAHFKGITYGQGATAALPIWAMFMKKCYGDSSLKVSMEQFKRPPNLAIKVDCYAAAVKDTTDTEGGQEQDTDELDLGG; encoded by the coding sequence ATGGCAATCAAAAAAAACAACAATAAACCCGATGTCGTAAAAGATATCGAATACTACAGGAAGAAATTCTGGCGGGTATTTTTGTATACCCTGGGCGGGATTTTCCTTTTCTTCCTTTTGGCTTCGTGGGGACTCCTGGGGCATATGCCATCTTTTGACGAATTGGAGAACCCGAATTCGAATTTGGCTACTGAAATTATTTCCGCAGATGGGGTAACCATTGGGAAGTTCTATAACGAAAACCGAACTTCGGTAAAATATTCCGATTTGCCGCAAGACCTTGTCAAGGCGCTGGTCGCTACTGAAGATGAGCGTTTTTACGAGCATTCAGGAATTGACGGTAAACGTACCGTCGGTGCTATGATGAGGCTGGGGACCAATGGTGGTGCGAGTACCCTGACGCAACAGCTTGCCAAAATGCTTTTCCATGGTGAAGGCTCCAGGTTCCTTCCGTTCAGGATGATCCAGAAAGCCAAAGAATGGATCATCGCCGTACGCCTCGAAAGGCAATACACCAAAAACGAAATCATTGCGATGTATTTCAATAAAGCCGATTTTGTCAATACTGCTGTAGGAATCCGTTCTGCAGCAAAAGTATATTTCGGAAAAGAGCCAAAAGATTTAAATGTTGAAGAAAGCGCCATGCTTGTAGGAATGCTTACCAATCCATCGTACTTTAATCCCGTCCGTCGCGCTGAACGCGTAAAGACACGCCGCAATATCGTACTGGACCAAATGGTACGCAACGGCGTTTTGGATAAAGAAAAAGCCATCGTTTTAAAAGAAAAACCGATCACATTGCATTTCCATCCCGAAAGCCATACTGATGGGATTGCCACTTATTTCCGAGAATACCTGCGTGATTTCATGAAGGAATGGGTCAAGGAAAACAAAAAGCCGGACGGCAGCGATTACGATATTTATACAGACGGCCTCAAGATTTACACCACCATCGATTCCCGTATGCAGACTTATGCCGAGGAAGCCGTTACAGACCATATGGCCAACCTGCAGGAAGAATTCTGGAGCCAGCAGAAAACCAATAAAAACGCGCCTTTTGTTAACCTGAACGACGAAGAGACCGAAAGATTGATGATGCGTGCCCGCAAAAATTCCGAGCGCTGGAGCCTTATGAAAGCCGAAGACAAATCAGAAGAAGACATCCTGAAATCATTCAACGTCAAGACCAAAATGAAAGTCTTTAGCTGGAAAGGTGAAAAGGATACCGTCATGAGCCCGAACGATTCTATCCGTTATTACAAGCATTTCCTTCAAACCGGGATGATGGCCATGGAGCCAAAGACTGGTAATGTAAAAGTCTGGGTTGGCGGCATCAATTACAAGCATTTCCAATACGACCACGTGGCACAGGGCGCGCGCCAGGTAGGTTCTACATTCAAGCCATTCGTGTATGCTACGGCGATTGAGCAAGCCGGAATGTCACCTTGCGATTCCATTCTCGATTCTCCCTTTACTATCCCGAAAGGCCGCCACCACGTCACCGAAAACTGGACCCCAAACAACTCCAATGGGGAATACCGCGGCATGGTAACACTGAAAAAGGCACTGGCACTTTCCATCAACACGGTTTCGGCGAAACTTATCGATAAGGTAGGTCCTGAAGCGGTGATAGACCTCACGCATAAACTCGGCGTAAAATCGGACATCCCGGCACAGCCTTCCATCGCGTTGGGTGCTGTTGAAATTACCGTTGAGGATATGGTGGCAGCCTACAGCACGTTTGCCAATGAAGGCATTTATGTCAAACCACAGGTAATCATCAAAATTGAGGATAAGAACGGTGTTGAACTTTACAAACCAGTAACCGAATCACACGACGTACTCAACAAAGACATCGCGTATGCCGTGCTCAAACTGCTCGAAGGCGTTACCGAATCCGGTTCCGGAGCACGTTTAAGGACGCAGGGCGGTGGCAATGGCTACAACCGTGTTACGGGGTATCCATACGTTTTCAAAAACCCGATCGCAGGAAAAACCGGTACTACCCAAAATCAATCCGACGGCTGGTTTGTAGGCATGGTTCCGGATCTGGCCGCCGGGGTATGGGTTGGTAATGAAGACCGCTCGGCGCACTTTAAAGGCATCACTTACGGGCAAGGCGCGACTGCCGCCCTGCCGATCTGGGCGATGTTTATGAAAAAATGTTACGGTGACAGCTCCCTTAAAGTCTCGATGGAGCAATTCAAACGCCCGCCTAACCTTGCCATAAAAGTCGATTGTTATGCCGCAGCGGTAAAAGACACCACTGATACTGAAGGCGGACAGGAGCAGGACACGGACGAATTGGATTTGGGCGGTTAA
- a CDS encoding gliding motility lipoprotein GldH, which translates to MGLKNSLLLLLTLSMLVSCDKKRVFDEYKSVGAVWKKDSVVTFKFQSPDTTKAYDLFVNVRDNNDYQFSNLFLIVALEQPGGLTKVDTLQYQMTAPDGSLLGDGFTDIKENKLFYKEKMKFPKQGEYKVSISHAVRQTGKIPGVAELAGITDVGFRIESTD; encoded by the coding sequence ATGGGCCTAAAGAATAGTCTATTATTACTTTTAACACTGTCGATGCTGGTTTCCTGCGATAAGAAACGCGTATTTGACGAGTACAAATCGGTGGGTGCTGTTTGGAAAAAGGACAGTGTGGTGACATTCAAATTCCAAAGTCCGGATACTACTAAAGCGTATGATTTGTTTGTAAATGTGCGTGATAATAACGATTACCAGTTCAGCAATTTATTTTTGATAGTGGCATTGGAACAACCGGGCGGACTTACGAAAGTGGATACTTTGCAATACCAGATGACAGCACCCGACGGGTCATTGTTAGGCGATGGTTTCACAGATATCAAGGAAAACAAGCTGTTTTATAAAGAGAAAATGAAGTTCCCGAAACAAGGTGAGTATAAAGTGAGCATTAGCCATGCTGTCCGTCAGACCGGAAAGATTCCGGGCGTTGCGGAACTGGCGGGAATCACAGATGTGGGTTTCAGGATTGAATCAACAGACTAA
- a CDS encoding PSP1 domain-containing protein: MACTSCSTADGGAPKGCKNNGTCGTDSCNKLTVFDWLSNMNLPTGEAPFDCIEVRFKNGRKEFYRNTEKLTLSIGDIVATEASPGHDIGIVTLTGELVRIQMKKKGVKDNAEIPKIYRKASQKDIDIWSAARDKEEPMKVRARELAIAQKLQMKISDIEFQGDGSKATFYYTAEDRVDFRMLIKDFAREFTTRIEMKQVGFRQEASRLGGIGSCGRELCCSTWLTDFRSVNTSAARYQQLSLNPQKLAGQCGKLKCCLNYELDTYMDALQGFPDFDTKLMTEKGLAICQKQDIFKGLMWFAYTDNFANWHMLKIEQVKEIIAENKEKNKVSSLEDYAVEAAPAPEKDFNNAMGQESLTRFDQPKKKKRPNNKNRKPGEKVGASEVIRPNTENRQRNDNRQNNDNRPPRNDNRPPRNENRNPAENKAAGETKPQGQNRPAGDKPRNNNNRNRNRRPSDNKNQGNNGPKE, from the coding sequence ATGGCATGTACAAGTTGCTCAACTGCTGACGGCGGAGCGCCGAAGGGTTGTAAGAACAATGGAACCTGCGGAACGGACAGCTGTAATAAGCTGACGGTTTTCGACTGGCTTTCGAATATGAATTTACCAACCGGCGAAGCGCCGTTTGACTGTATAGAAGTCCGTTTCAAGAACGGGCGTAAGGAATTTTACCGCAATACGGAAAAACTGACCCTGAGTATCGGCGATATCGTAGCGACGGAGGCTTCTCCGGGACATGACATCGGGATTGTAACCCTTACAGGCGAATTGGTGCGGATCCAGATGAAGAAAAAAGGCGTCAAAGACAACGCCGAGATTCCGAAAATTTACCGGAAAGCGTCCCAAAAGGACATCGATATCTGGTCTGCAGCGCGTGATAAGGAAGAGCCGATGAAGGTTCGCGCACGGGAATTGGCTATCGCGCAAAAATTGCAGATGAAGATTTCTGATATTGAATTCCAGGGCGATGGTTCGAAAGCGACGTTTTATTATACCGCTGAAGACCGTGTGGATTTCAGGATGCTGATCAAGGATTTTGCACGTGAATTTACCACGCGTATCGAGATGAAGCAGGTCGGTTTCCGCCAGGAAGCATCACGTTTGGGCGGGATTGGATCGTGTGGAAGGGAATTGTGCTGTTCTACATGGCTGACGGATTTCCGCAGCGTGAATACTTCTGCAGCGCGCTACCAGCAATTGTCATTGAATCCGCAGAAATTAGCCGGACAATGCGGAAAACTGAAGTGCTGCCTGAACTACGAGTTAGATACCTACATGGATGCTTTACAAGGTTTTCCTGATTTCGATACCAAATTGATGACCGAAAAAGGTTTGGCAATTTGCCAGAAACAGGATATTTTCAAAGGATTGATGTGGTTTGCCTACACCGATAATTTCGCAAACTGGCACATGCTGAAAATTGAGCAGGTCAAGGAAATCATTGCTGAAAACAAGGAAAAAAACAAAGTGTCTTCACTCGAAGATTATGCTGTTGAAGCCGCTCCGGCTCCGGAAAAGGATTTCAACAACGCGATGGGCCAGGAAAGTTTAACACGTTTTGACCAACCTAAGAAAAAGAAAAGGCCAAATAATAAAAACCGTAAGCCGGGTGAAAAGGTGGGTGCAAGCGAAGTGATTCGCCCGAATACTGAAAACCGCCAGCGAAATGACAACCGTCAAAACAATGACAATCGTCCGCCGCGAAATGACAACCGTCCTCCAAGGAACGAGAACAGGAATCCAGCTGAGAATAAAGCCGCAGGTGAAACTAAGCCACAAGGACAAAACCGACCGGCTGGTGACAAACCACGCAACAACAACAACCGCAACCGCAATAGAAGACCATCGGACAATAAAAACCAAGGCAACAATGGGCCTAAAGAATAG
- a CDS encoding class I SAM-dependent methyltransferase translates to MTKAQFSGLLRKTGLIMLMDRLRFSLMWLKKYRHNADFRKRNPNVRLPPDYLIYESFQMNYEKYYTGSIKSAQNVANCIGRHIELSNVNILDWGCGPGRVIRQLPDIVGPGCRFYGTDYNGKTIAWCKENLPGIDFNHNTIEASLPYPDEFFDVIYGISIFTHLSEKMHDDWYRELSRVLKVNGVMYLTTQGDNFRLKLTPQELQRFDKGELVVRGSVTEGHRMFSAFQPKAFMRKLFNDNTILEHIVTDPQPDWIPQDEWLLLKSAKA, encoded by the coding sequence ATGACAAAAGCACAATTTTCAGGCCTATTGCGCAAAACAGGGCTTATCATGCTTATGGATCGCCTGCGTTTCTCGCTGATGTGGCTCAAAAAGTACCGGCACAATGCGGATTTCAGAAAGCGAAACCCAAATGTCAGACTGCCGCCGGATTACCTCATATATGAATCTTTCCAGATGAATTATGAAAAATACTATACCGGGAGCATCAAAAGTGCCCAAAACGTAGCAAACTGTATCGGAAGGCATATCGAGCTCAGCAATGTCAATATACTGGACTGGGGTTGCGGTCCGGGTAGGGTCATCCGGCAACTGCCGGACATCGTTGGGCCAGGCTGCCGTTTTTATGGAACGGACTACAATGGAAAAACGATTGCATGGTGTAAAGAAAATTTGCCCGGAATTGATTTTAACCACAATACCATCGAAGCCAGCCTGCCTTATCCGGATGAATTCTTCGATGTGATTTATGGCATTTCAATCTTTACGCACCTGTCCGAAAAAATGCATGACGACTGGTATCGGGAGTTGTCACGGGTGCTGAAGGTAAACGGTGTGATGTACCTGACTACGCAAGGCGATAATTTCAGGCTAAAATTGACACCGCAGGAATTGCAGCGCTTTGACAAAGGTGAACTCGTCGTCCGGGGAAGTGTAACGGAAGGGCATCGCATGTTTTCCGCATTTCAGCCGAAGGCATTCATGAGAAAACTCTTCAACGACAATACAATTCTGGAACATATAGTAACCGATCCCCAGCCGGACTGGATTCCACAGGATGAATGGCTTTTGCTTAAATCTGCGAAAGCGTGA
- the trhO gene encoding oxygen-dependent tRNA uridine(34) hydroxylase TrhO: MQLYNTLSAEERAVLIDDAGKQRLTLSFYAYAQIENPTQFRNELFLAWNPLEVLGRIYVAEEGINAQLSLPADQFYEFKDTIEKYDFMKGIRLNVAVEHDDHSFLKLTIKVRNKIVADGLEGDPTFNPMDIGVHLKAKEFNALLEDPDTIVVDMRNHYESEIGHFTNAIKPDVDTFRESLPIIEEQLSEHKSDKKLLMYCTGGIRCEKASAYFKHKGFENVYQLEGGIIEYTRQVKAEGLESKFIGKNFVFDHRLGERITDDIVSQCHQCGKPCDNHTNCANEGCHLLFIQCDDCKAAMENCCSTDCVSVIHLPEEEQKEIRRGIKNGNMIFKKGKSDKLMFKNASENPVKTVAVHAAPRTLHPAPKIRKNLVGKGLHYFPKASIGQFYMESGEINVGDTILIKGPTTGEQQLVLNEMFVSDAPAAKAVKGNVVSFKLPFRIRLSDKLYKIDTETPNI, encoded by the coding sequence ATGCAACTGTATAACACTTTAAGCGCAGAAGAAAGGGCCGTCCTTATTGACGACGCCGGAAAGCAACGCCTCACGTTGTCTTTCTATGCTTATGCGCAGATCGAAAACCCCACACAATTCCGTAATGAATTGTTCCTGGCCTGGAACCCGCTCGAGGTGTTGGGAAGGATCTATGTAGCCGAAGAAGGTATTAATGCGCAATTGTCGCTGCCGGCCGATCAGTTTTACGAATTCAAGGACACGATTGAAAAATATGATTTCATGAAAGGCATCCGGCTCAATGTCGCTGTAGAGCATGATGATCATTCGTTTTTGAAACTGACGATAAAAGTCCGCAACAAGATTGTCGCCGACGGGCTCGAAGGCGATCCGACCTTCAACCCCATGGACATCGGCGTGCATTTAAAAGCAAAGGAATTCAATGCATTGCTTGAAGATCCGGATACCATTGTTGTGGATATGCGGAACCATTATGAAAGCGAAATCGGGCATTTTACCAACGCCATTAAACCAGATGTGGACACCTTCCGGGAATCGTTACCGATTATCGAGGAACAACTATCTGAGCATAAATCCGATAAAAAACTATTGATGTATTGCACGGGTGGCATCCGTTGTGAAAAAGCCAGTGCGTATTTCAAGCACAAAGGTTTTGAAAACGTGTACCAGCTCGAAGGCGGTATCATTGAATACACACGCCAGGTTAAGGCTGAAGGTCTGGAAAGCAAATTCATCGGGAAGAACTTCGTATTCGATCACCGCCTGGGCGAAAGGATCACCGATGATATCGTTTCCCAATGCCATCAATGCGGGAAGCCGTGTGACAACCATACAAATTGCGCCAATGAAGGCTGTCATTTATTATTTATCCAATGTGATGACTGCAAGGCAGCGATGGAAAACTGCTGCTCTACGGATTGCGTTTCCGTAATCCATTTGCCCGAAGAAGAGCAAAAGGAAATCCGTCGCGGAATCAAAAATGGCAATATGATTTTCAAAAAAGGGAAATCGGATAAACTGATGTTTAAAAATGCTTCTGAAAATCCGGTTAAGACAGTGGCGGTACACGCGGCACCCCGTACCCTGCACCCTGCGCCAAAAATCAGGAAAAACCTTGTGGGTAAAGGCCTTCATTATTTTCCAAAGGCATCCATCGGACAGTTTTATATGGAATCCGGGGAAATCAATGTTGGCGATACGATTTTAATTAAAGGCCCTACAACAGGCGAGCAGCAATTGGTTTTAAATGAAATGTTCGTAAGCGATGCTCCCGCAGCAAAAGCCGTGAAAGGAAATGTGGTTTCATTTAAACTACCGTTCCGCATAAGGTTATCTGATAAATTATACAAAATCGACACCGAAACGCCTAATATATAA
- a CDS encoding BrxA/BrxB family bacilliredoxin produces MYPEEMVSPMRAELTDAGFEGLYSADAVENAVAKSGTTLVVVNSVCGCAARNARPGAKMSLNNAKKPDHLVTVFAGVDTDAVNAARQHMFPFPPSSPSMALFKDGELVHMLERHHIEGRPAELIAENLQDAYNEYC; encoded by the coding sequence ATGTATCCAGAAGAAATGGTAAGCCCGATGCGCGCTGAATTGACAGACGCCGGCTTTGAAGGATTATACAGTGCCGATGCCGTTGAAAACGCTGTCGCAAAATCAGGCACAACGCTTGTAGTGGTGAATTCAGTTTGCGGATGTGCTGCAAGAAATGCGCGACCAGGCGCAAAAATGAGCCTCAACAATGCAAAAAAACCAGACCACCTCGTAACGGTTTTCGCGGGTGTCGATACCGATGCCGTAAACGCCGCCCGCCAGCACATGTTCCCTTTCCCTCCCTCATCGCCAAGTATGGCTTTGTTCAAAGACGGTGAGTTGGTGCACATGCTTGAACGCCACCACATCGAAGGCCGCCCTGCCGAGCTGATCGCCGAGAATTTACAGGATGCTTATAACGAGTACTGTTAA
- a CDS encoding lycopene cyclase family protein: MKHYDYIFTGVGLAALMTVDQIIKSGKFAGKSILLLDENAKQTNDRTWCFWENGKGSWDKILTQKWKYVLFRNETFSRKLDLEPYEYKMVRGIDFYEKILKSISLQPNITFLNQKVIGYNKSAGKVVVKTDSANYSCQKLFNSIYDQIQVLEQKKYPLLQQHFIGWTIKTEIPVFDPNVATFMDFSVPQKGNTRFMYVLPVSNTEAIVEYTLFSKDLLPEAEYGEAISNYLSGLGIADYKILEKERGAIPMTSYKFWENNTKNIIHIGSAGGWTKASTGFTFKNAGKLSKQLVTFLQEKNNFRGFHQKSRFWFYDLLLLDILAGKNELGSKIFSAMFKKSKPALILRFLDGETTFWEDLKVIWQCPKGLFIKALLRRIF, from the coding sequence ATGAAGCATTACGATTATATTTTCACAGGCGTTGGCCTGGCGGCATTGATGACCGTTGACCAGATCATTAAGTCCGGAAAATTTGCCGGCAAAAGCATATTGTTATTGGATGAAAATGCCAAGCAAACCAACGACCGGACCTGGTGTTTTTGGGAAAATGGTAAAGGAAGCTGGGATAAGATCCTGACCCAAAAATGGAAATATGTCCTGTTCCGAAATGAAACTTTCAGCAGGAAACTTGATCTGGAACCATACGAATACAAGATGGTCCGTGGTATCGATTTTTACGAAAAAATCCTGAAAAGCATTTCACTGCAACCCAACATCACTTTTTTAAACCAAAAAGTCATCGGTTATAATAAATCTGCCGGAAAGGTTGTCGTTAAAACGGATTCCGCAAATTATTCGTGCCAAAAGCTCTTCAACAGCATTTATGATCAAATCCAGGTTTTGGAGCAAAAAAAATATCCGTTGCTGCAACAGCATTTCATCGGCTGGACAATAAAAACCGAAATTCCGGTCTTTGATCCGAATGTGGCGACTTTCATGGATTTCTCGGTTCCGCAGAAAGGAAACACGCGGTTTATGTATGTTTTACCAGTTTCGAATACCGAAGCGATTGTAGAATATACGTTGTTTTCAAAAGATTTATTGCCCGAAGCTGAATACGGGGAAGCCATCAGCAATTACCTCTCCGGCCTAGGCATTGCAGACTATAAAATCCTGGAGAAAGAACGCGGCGCCATTCCGATGACATCGTATAAGTTCTGGGAAAACAACACCAAAAATATCATCCACATCGGTTCAGCAGGCGGCTGGACAAAAGCCAGTACGGGATTTACGTTTAAAAATGCAGGTAAACTGTCAAAGCAGCTGGTAACATTTTTACAGGAAAAAAATAACTTCAGGGGATTCCACCAGAAAAGCCGATTTTGGTTTTATGATTTGCTTTTGCTGGATATCCTGGCAGGAAAAAATGAACTGGGGTCGAAGATTTTCAGCGCCATGTTTAAAAAATCAAAACCTGCACTGATTTTAAGATTCCTGGACGGCGAGACGACTTTTTGGGAAGATCTGAAAGTGATATGGCAATGCCCGAAAGGATTGTTTATTAAAGCCTTACTTCGCCGAATCTTCTAA
- a CDS encoding transporter has product MAKLTFILLLFPVFIFAQETQHIETDRPDQTETPAIVPKGMFQMENGFSYEKINEDSEAVVTPSSLIKFGVNDHFELRLILEFVSVKESGQKNSGLNPVLVGFKSRLAEEKGIIPETSFIAHLSIPDLASKDFKTTYYAPEFRFTMQHTLTDKVSLGYNLGAEWDGETPEPTFIYTLTTGISLSQKAGCYVELYGFAPQKDKADHRWDAGFTYLLSNDMMVDVSGGTAITENAPDYYAALGFSFRL; this is encoded by the coding sequence ATGGCAAAACTTACTTTTATATTGTTGCTGTTTCCTGTTTTTATATTTGCACAGGAAACCCAGCACATTGAAACCGACAGGCCGGACCAGACTGAAACCCCGGCGATTGTTCCCAAAGGCATGTTCCAGATGGAAAACGGGTTTTCATATGAAAAAATAAATGAGGATTCCGAAGCGGTTGTTACACCTTCATCATTAATCAAATTCGGTGTTAACGACCACTTTGAATTGCGATTGATCCTGGAGTTTGTTTCCGTAAAGGAATCTGGTCAAAAAAATTCGGGACTCAATCCTGTCCTGGTGGGTTTCAAATCAAGGCTCGCCGAAGAAAAAGGCATCATTCCCGAAACATCCTTCATCGCGCATTTATCGATCCCGGATCTGGCTTCGAAGGATTTTAAAACCACCTATTATGCGCCGGAATTCCGTTTTACGATGCAGCATACGTTAACCGATAAGGTTTCGCTTGGCTACAATCTTGGTGCAGAGTGGGATGGTGAAACCCCGGAACCAACGTTCATTTATACGCTGACAACAGGAATTTCGCTTTCGCAAAAAGCAGGCTGTTATGTCGAATTATATGGTTTCGCACCACAAAAAGACAAAGCCGACCACCGCTGGGACGCAGGATTCACTTACCTGCTTTCAAATGACATGATGGTCGATGTTTCGGGCGGCACAGCTATTACTGAAAATGCACCGGATTATTATGCGGCCCTTGGATTTTCATTTCGTTTGTAA